From the genome of Glycine max cultivar Williams 82 chromosome 2, Glycine_max_v4.0, whole genome shotgun sequence, one region includes:
- the SVPL gene encoding MADS-box protein SVP-like isoform X1 — protein MLDRLRYMVREKIQIKKIDNATARQVTFSKRRRGLFKKAEELSVMCDADVALIIFSSTGKLFEYSSSSMKEILERHHLHSKNLARMEQPSLELQLVENSNCSRLSKEVAEKSHQLRQLRGEDLQGLNIEELQQLERSLETGLGRVIEKKVFNNCIFCSVRHSIIYLMTFYDENLFAFQGEKIMSEITDLQRKGMLLMEENERLKRHVAGIINGQRHGGAESENFVMDEGQSSESVTYVCNSTGPPQDFESSDTSLKLGLPYSG, from the exons ATGCTG GATAGGTTAAGGTACATGGTGAGGGAGAAGATTCAGATTAAGAAGATCGACAACGCCACGGCGAGGCAGGTCACGTTCTCCAAGCGTCGCAGAGGGCTCTTCAAGAAAGCTGAGGAGCTTTCGGTTATGTGTGATGCTGATGTTGCCCTCATAATCTTCTCTTCCACTGGGAAGCTCTTTGAGTACTCAAGCTCAAG CATGAAGGAAATACTTGAAAGGCATCATTTGCACTCAAAGAACCTAGCAAGGATGGAACAACCATCTCTCGAGTTGCAG CTAGTTGAAAACAGCAATTGCTCTAGATTGAGCAAGGAAGTGGCTGAAAAGAGCCATCAACTAAG gcAGCTGAGAGGAGAGGATCTTCAAGGCTTAAACATAGAAGAATTGCAACAATTGGAGAGGTCTCTTGAAACTGGATTGGGCCGTGTAATAGAAAAGAAGGTCTTCAATAATTGTATTTTCTGTAGTGTCCGCCATAGCATAATTTACCTCATGACTTTCTATGATGAAAATCTTTTTGCTTTTCAGGGTGAGAAGATTATGAGTGAGATCACTGATCTCCAAAGAAAG GGGATGCTATTGATGGAAGAGAACGAGCGACTTAAACGTCAC GTGGCGGGCATAATTAATGGCCAAAGGCATGGTGGTGCCGAATCTGAGAACTTTGTTATGGATGAAGGTCAGTCTTCAGAGTCTGTTACGTACGTTTGCAATTCCACTGGACCCCCCCAAGACTTTGAAAGCTCAGATACTTCCCTCAAATTGGG GCTACCATACTCCGGCTGA
- the SVPL gene encoding MADS-box protein SVP-like isoform X3: MLDRLRYMVREKIQIKKIDNATARQVTFSKRRRGLFKKAEELSVMCDADVALIIFSSTGKLFEYSSSSMKEILERHHLHSKNLARMEQPSLELQLVENSNCSRLSKEVAEKSHQLRQLRGEDLQGLNIEELQQLERSLETGLGRVIEKKVFNNCIFCSVRHSIIYLMTFYDENLFAFQGEKIMSEITDLQRKGMLLMEENERLKRHSSESVTYVCNSTGPPQDFESSDTSLKLGLPYSG, encoded by the exons ATGCTG GATAGGTTAAGGTACATGGTGAGGGAGAAGATTCAGATTAAGAAGATCGACAACGCCACGGCGAGGCAGGTCACGTTCTCCAAGCGTCGCAGAGGGCTCTTCAAGAAAGCTGAGGAGCTTTCGGTTATGTGTGATGCTGATGTTGCCCTCATAATCTTCTCTTCCACTGGGAAGCTCTTTGAGTACTCAAGCTCAAG CATGAAGGAAATACTTGAAAGGCATCATTTGCACTCAAAGAACCTAGCAAGGATGGAACAACCATCTCTCGAGTTGCAG CTAGTTGAAAACAGCAATTGCTCTAGATTGAGCAAGGAAGTGGCTGAAAAGAGCCATCAACTAAG gcAGCTGAGAGGAGAGGATCTTCAAGGCTTAAACATAGAAGAATTGCAACAATTGGAGAGGTCTCTTGAAACTGGATTGGGCCGTGTAATAGAAAAGAAGGTCTTCAATAATTGTATTTTCTGTAGTGTCCGCCATAGCATAATTTACCTCATGACTTTCTATGATGAAAATCTTTTTGCTTTTCAGGGTGAGAAGATTATGAGTGAGATCACTGATCTCCAAAGAAAG GGGATGCTATTGATGGAAGAGAACGAGCGACTTAAACGTCAC TCTTCAGAGTCTGTTACGTACGTTTGCAATTCCACTGGACCCCCCCAAGACTTTGAAAGCTCAGATACTTCCCTCAAATTGGG GCTACCATACTCCGGCTGA
- the SVPL gene encoding MADS-box protein SVP-like, with the protein MVREKIQIKKIDNATARQVTFSKRRRGLFKKAEELSVMCDADVALIIFSSTGKLFEYSSSSMKEILERHHLHSKNLARMEQPSLELQLVENSNCSRLSKEVAEKSHQLRQLRGEDLQGLNIEELQQLERSLETGLGRVIEKKGEKIMSEITDLQRKGMLLMEENERLKRHVAGIINGQRHGGAESENFVMDEGQSSESVTYVCNSTGPPQDFESSDTSLKLGLPYSG; encoded by the exons ATGGTGAGGGAGAAGATTCAGATTAAGAAGATCGACAACGCCACGGCGAGGCAGGTCACGTTCTCCAAGCGTCGCAGAGGGCTCTTCAAGAAAGCTGAGGAGCTTTCGGTTATGTGTGATGCTGATGTTGCCCTCATAATCTTCTCTTCCACTGGGAAGCTCTTTGAGTACTCAAGCTCAAG CATGAAGGAAATACTTGAAAGGCATCATTTGCACTCAAAGAACCTAGCAAGGATGGAACAACCATCTCTCGAGTTGCAG CTAGTTGAAAACAGCAATTGCTCTAGATTGAGCAAGGAAGTGGCTGAAAAGAGCCATCAACTAAG gcAGCTGAGAGGAGAGGATCTTCAAGGCTTAAACATAGAAGAATTGCAACAATTGGAGAGGTCTCTTGAAACTGGATTGGGCCGTGTAATAGAAAAGAAG GGTGAGAAGATTATGAGTGAGATCACTGATCTCCAAAGAAAG GGGATGCTATTGATGGAAGAGAACGAGCGACTTAAACGTCAC GTGGCGGGCATAATTAATGGCCAAAGGCATGGTGGTGCCGAATCTGAGAACTTTGTTATGGATGAAGGTCAGTCTTCAGAGTCTGTTACGTACGTTTGCAATTCCACTGGACCCCCCCAAGACTTTGAAAGCTCAGATACTTCCCTCAAATTGGG GCTACCATACTCCGGCTGA
- the SVPL gene encoding MADS-box protein SVP-like isoform X2 → MVREKIQIKKIDNATARQVTFSKRRRGLFKKAEELSVMCDADVALIIFSSTGKLFEYSSSSMKEILERHHLHSKNLARMEQPSLELQLVENSNCSRLSKEVAEKSHQLRQLRGEDLQGLNIEELQQLERSLETGLGRVIEKKVFNNCIFCSVRHSIIYLMTFYDENLFAFQGEKIMSEITDLQRKGMLLMEENERLKRHVAGIINGQRHGGAESENFVMDEGQSSESVTYVCNSTGPPQDFESSDTSLKLGLPYSG, encoded by the exons ATGGTGAGGGAGAAGATTCAGATTAAGAAGATCGACAACGCCACGGCGAGGCAGGTCACGTTCTCCAAGCGTCGCAGAGGGCTCTTCAAGAAAGCTGAGGAGCTTTCGGTTATGTGTGATGCTGATGTTGCCCTCATAATCTTCTCTTCCACTGGGAAGCTCTTTGAGTACTCAAGCTCAAG CATGAAGGAAATACTTGAAAGGCATCATTTGCACTCAAAGAACCTAGCAAGGATGGAACAACCATCTCTCGAGTTGCAG CTAGTTGAAAACAGCAATTGCTCTAGATTGAGCAAGGAAGTGGCTGAAAAGAGCCATCAACTAAG gcAGCTGAGAGGAGAGGATCTTCAAGGCTTAAACATAGAAGAATTGCAACAATTGGAGAGGTCTCTTGAAACTGGATTGGGCCGTGTAATAGAAAAGAAGGTCTTCAATAATTGTATTTTCTGTAGTGTCCGCCATAGCATAATTTACCTCATGACTTTCTATGATGAAAATCTTTTTGCTTTTCAGGGTGAGAAGATTATGAGTGAGATCACTGATCTCCAAAGAAAG GGGATGCTATTGATGGAAGAGAACGAGCGACTTAAACGTCAC GTGGCGGGCATAATTAATGGCCAAAGGCATGGTGGTGCCGAATCTGAGAACTTTGTTATGGATGAAGGTCAGTCTTCAGAGTCTGTTACGTACGTTTGCAATTCCACTGGACCCCCCCAAGACTTTGAAAGCTCAGATACTTCCCTCAAATTGGG GCTACCATACTCCGGCTGA
- the SVPL gene encoding MADS-box protein SVP-like isoform X6, with protein sequence MLDRLRYMVREKIQIKKIDNATARQVTFSKRRRGLFKKAEELSVMCDADVALIIFSSTGKLFEYSSSSMKEILERHHLHSKNLARMEQPSLELQLVENSNCSRLSKEVAEKSHQLRQLRGEDLQGLNIEELQQLERSLETGLGRVIEKKGEKIMSEITDLQRKGMLLMEENERLKRHSSESVTYVCNSTGPPQDFESSDTSLKLGLPYSG encoded by the exons ATGCTG GATAGGTTAAGGTACATGGTGAGGGAGAAGATTCAGATTAAGAAGATCGACAACGCCACGGCGAGGCAGGTCACGTTCTCCAAGCGTCGCAGAGGGCTCTTCAAGAAAGCTGAGGAGCTTTCGGTTATGTGTGATGCTGATGTTGCCCTCATAATCTTCTCTTCCACTGGGAAGCTCTTTGAGTACTCAAGCTCAAG CATGAAGGAAATACTTGAAAGGCATCATTTGCACTCAAAGAACCTAGCAAGGATGGAACAACCATCTCTCGAGTTGCAG CTAGTTGAAAACAGCAATTGCTCTAGATTGAGCAAGGAAGTGGCTGAAAAGAGCCATCAACTAAG gcAGCTGAGAGGAGAGGATCTTCAAGGCTTAAACATAGAAGAATTGCAACAATTGGAGAGGTCTCTTGAAACTGGATTGGGCCGTGTAATAGAAAAGAAG GGTGAGAAGATTATGAGTGAGATCACTGATCTCCAAAGAAAG GGGATGCTATTGATGGAAGAGAACGAGCGACTTAAACGTCAC TCTTCAGAGTCTGTTACGTACGTTTGCAATTCCACTGGACCCCCCCAAGACTTTGAAAGCTCAGATACTTCCCTCAAATTGGG GCTACCATACTCCGGCTGA
- the SVPL gene encoding MADS-box protein SVP-like isoform X7, producing MVREKIQIKKIDNATARQVTFSKRRRGLFKKAEELSVMCDADVALIIFSSTGKLFEYSSSSMKEILERHHLHSKNLARMEQPSLELQLVENSNCSRLSKEVAEKSHQLRQLRGEDLQGLNIEELQQLERSLETGLGRVIEKKGEKIMSEITDLQRKGMLLMEENERLKRHSSESVTYVCNSTGPPQDFESSDTSLKLGLPYSG from the exons ATGGTGAGGGAGAAGATTCAGATTAAGAAGATCGACAACGCCACGGCGAGGCAGGTCACGTTCTCCAAGCGTCGCAGAGGGCTCTTCAAGAAAGCTGAGGAGCTTTCGGTTATGTGTGATGCTGATGTTGCCCTCATAATCTTCTCTTCCACTGGGAAGCTCTTTGAGTACTCAAGCTCAAG CATGAAGGAAATACTTGAAAGGCATCATTTGCACTCAAAGAACCTAGCAAGGATGGAACAACCATCTCTCGAGTTGCAG CTAGTTGAAAACAGCAATTGCTCTAGATTGAGCAAGGAAGTGGCTGAAAAGAGCCATCAACTAAG gcAGCTGAGAGGAGAGGATCTTCAAGGCTTAAACATAGAAGAATTGCAACAATTGGAGAGGTCTCTTGAAACTGGATTGGGCCGTGTAATAGAAAAGAAG GGTGAGAAGATTATGAGTGAGATCACTGATCTCCAAAGAAAG GGGATGCTATTGATGGAAGAGAACGAGCGACTTAAACGTCAC TCTTCAGAGTCTGTTACGTACGTTTGCAATTCCACTGGACCCCCCCAAGACTTTGAAAGCTCAGATACTTCCCTCAAATTGGG GCTACCATACTCCGGCTGA
- the SVPL gene encoding MADS-box protein SVP-like isoform X4 — translation MLDRLRYMVREKIQIKKIDNATARQVTFSKRRRGLFKKAEELSVMCDADVALIIFSSTGKLFEYSSSSMKEILERHHLHSKNLARMEQPSLELQLVENSNCSRLSKEVAEKSHQLRQLRGEDLQGLNIEELQQLERSLETGLGRVIEKKGEKIMSEITDLQRKGMLLMEENERLKRHVAGIINGQRHGGAESENFVMDEGQSSESVTYVCNSTGPPQDFESSDTSLKLGLPYSG, via the exons ATGCTG GATAGGTTAAGGTACATGGTGAGGGAGAAGATTCAGATTAAGAAGATCGACAACGCCACGGCGAGGCAGGTCACGTTCTCCAAGCGTCGCAGAGGGCTCTTCAAGAAAGCTGAGGAGCTTTCGGTTATGTGTGATGCTGATGTTGCCCTCATAATCTTCTCTTCCACTGGGAAGCTCTTTGAGTACTCAAGCTCAAG CATGAAGGAAATACTTGAAAGGCATCATTTGCACTCAAAGAACCTAGCAAGGATGGAACAACCATCTCTCGAGTTGCAG CTAGTTGAAAACAGCAATTGCTCTAGATTGAGCAAGGAAGTGGCTGAAAAGAGCCATCAACTAAG gcAGCTGAGAGGAGAGGATCTTCAAGGCTTAAACATAGAAGAATTGCAACAATTGGAGAGGTCTCTTGAAACTGGATTGGGCCGTGTAATAGAAAAGAAG GGTGAGAAGATTATGAGTGAGATCACTGATCTCCAAAGAAAG GGGATGCTATTGATGGAAGAGAACGAGCGACTTAAACGTCAC GTGGCGGGCATAATTAATGGCCAAAGGCATGGTGGTGCCGAATCTGAGAACTTTGTTATGGATGAAGGTCAGTCTTCAGAGTCTGTTACGTACGTTTGCAATTCCACTGGACCCCCCCAAGACTTTGAAAGCTCAGATACTTCCCTCAAATTGGG GCTACCATACTCCGGCTGA
- the LOC102663749 gene encoding F-box/kelch-repeat protein At3g23880 yields MATAEDAPVLPEDLIVEILSWVEVKNLMRFRCVSKSWNSLIFNPTFIKLHLQRSSQNIHILLTFDQDSSNPYPYHDDNYISVVAAPCSIQRLLENPSSTIYNIVHFLEAQSTSSSSTIYFDVCYRFKHTYLFLGVCNGLVCLLDCLYEDEFEEYWVRFWNPATRAMSADSPHLRVHSSNYKLGDIAVKHAFGYDDSSDTYKVLAILFNVKSQDWELRVHCMGDDTGWRNVLTCSAFPILQQVYGQFVSGTLNWLALDNSSGSDHYQWETVTVDQLVIFSYDLKNETYSYLSMPDGLSEISLDEPYLGVLNGCLCLSHDHRRTNLVVWLMREFGAEKSWTQLLNVSYHHLQVLDFPPCPVVPLCKSENDDVLLLEDYGGGAEFVLVDKRDNSIDRMEGFNNGLSSFSAFVSHDYVQSLVLPYRN; encoded by the coding sequence ATGGCGACGGCTGAAGATGCTCCAGTGCTCCCTGAGGACCTCATAGTGGAAATTCTGTCATGGGTTGAAGTGAAGAATCTCATGCGATTCAGGTGCGTTTCCAAGTCCTGGAATTCCCTCATCTTCAATCCCACATTCATTAAATTGCACCTTCAAAGGTCCTCCCAAAACATCCACATCCTGTTAACATTTGACCAAGATTCATCGAACCCCTACCCGTACCATGATGATAACTACATCTCCGTCGTTGCCGCACCCTGCTCTATACAGCGTTTACTTGAGAACCCATCATCCactatttataatatagttCATTTTCTCGAGGCTCAGTCAACATCATCATCGTCCACTAtttattttgatgtttgttACCGATTTAAGCACACTTATTTGTTCTTGGGTGTATGCAATGGGTTGGTTTGCTTGCTTGATTGTTTGTATGAGGATGAATTTGAGGAATACTGGGTCCGATTTTGGAACCCGGCCACTAGGGCCATGTCCGCAGATTCGCCCCACTTGCGTGTCCATTCGAGCAATTATAAACTTGGAGACATTGCTGTGAAGCATGCGTTTGGGTACGATGATTCGAGTGACACTTACAAGGTGTTGGCGATCCTTTTTAACGTTAAATCACAAGATTGGGAGCTGAGAGTTCACTGCATGGGTGATGACACTGGTTGGAGAAATGTTTTGACTTGTTCTGCTTTTCCCATTTTGCAACAAGTTTATGGGCAGTTTGTGAGTGGCACTCTTAACTGGCTAGCACTTGACAATTCGTCGGGTTCTGATCATTATCAATGGGAAACTGTCACTGTCGATCAGTTAGTCATTTTTTCCTATGATCTGAAGAACGAGACATACAGTTATTTGTCGATGCCTGATGGTCTTTCTGAAATCTCTCTTGACGAGCCTTATCTTGGGGTTTTGAATGGCTGCCTTTGTCTTTCTCATGATCACAGGCGAACCAATCTTGTTGTTTGGCTAATGAGAGAGTTTGGAGCTGAAAAGTCTTGGACTCAGTTGCTGAATGTAAGCTATCATCATCTTCAAGTTCTAGATTTTCCACCTTGTCCAGTGGTACCTTTGTGCAAGTCTGAAAATGACGACGTCCTGTTGCTGGAAGACTATGGAGGTGGTGCAGAATTTGTTCTGGTTGATAAGAGAGATAATAGTATAGACCGCATGGAAGGTTTCAACAATGGATTATCGTCTTTCTCTGCATTTGTCTCTCATGATTATGTTCAAAGTTTGGTTTTGCCATATCGAAATTAA